Proteins encoded within one genomic window of Panicum virgatum strain AP13 chromosome 1N, P.virgatum_v5, whole genome shotgun sequence:
- the LOC120657339 gene encoding uncharacterized protein LOC120657339 produces the protein MDLLLLPCRAASARPLLPPTSPSALRRAGTARPAASSSNVEVIDATPTSTRGSQWRAGGLGLELSEEMRREMMWRMLAPPAAAVAADAAFLRLLDRAAPGDAPAWAAAAGSALLFVAGLLGVHYGFLSSRWDAAERGSVLGWDLAVRHWEVLSMAKEHSSSVDKEEDEDDDDEEYEDEEEYEEEYEVDDD, from the coding sequence ATGGATCTCCTGCTCCTCCCGTGTCGCGCCGCCAGCGCGCGCCCGCTACTTCCACCAACCAGCCCCAGCGCCCTTCGCCGCGCCGGCACCGCCAGGCCGGCGGCCAGCTCCAGCAACGTCGAGGTCATCGACGCCACGCCGACGTCCACGCGGGGCAGTCagtggcgggcgggcgggcttgGGCTGGAGCTGTCGGAGGAGATGCGGCGCGAGATGATGTGGCGGATGCTGGCGCCCCCCGCGGCAGCGGTCGCGGCGGACGCGGCGTTCCTGAGGCTGCTCGACCGCGCGGCGCCCGGGGACGCGCCGGCCtgggcggccgccgcgggctcgGCCCTGCTGTTCGTGGCGGGGCTGCTCGGGGTCCACTACGGGTTCCTGTCGTCGAGGTGGGACGCAGCGGAAAGGGGATCCGTCCTGGGATGGGACCTCGCCGTTCGGCACTGGGAAGTCCTGTCCATGGCTAAGGAACACTCTTCTTCGGTGGacaaggaggaggacgaggacgacgacgacgaggagtacGAAGACGAAGAGGAGTACGAGGAAGAGTATGAAGTAGATGACGATTAA
- the LOC120657340 gene encoding uncharacterized protein LOC120657340, which yields MRIRRRPPGQPLAYLLPSDPPAPQPPRGASGDHQDRPAGDKREEEGLHLHPSAAADLGDDRSSAARRPALLPLLPQDGAVERGRGLGAQQQGPADGHRSLENGRHRVLESVMKAGERLDPSNGGDRLALAIVTSTTTMVAYGTKPQQMKDVGGGGSSKKSRVPGVLLEGSRCSRKNGRGWRCSQPTMVGYALCQYHLGKGRMRSAAAAAAARVAAGQLGRTENGKRGPATATAAPPRAADVPPASVQHW from the exons ATGAGGATCAGGAGGCGGCCTCCGGGCCAGCCTCTCGCCTACCTGCTGCCCTCAGATCCGCCCGCGCCACAGCCACCGCGGGGCGCGTCGGGGGATCACCAGGACCGCCCAGCCGGGGacaagagagaggaggaggggttGCACTTGCACCCGAGCGCGGCCGCGGATCTCGGGGACGACCGCtcctcggcggcgaggcgcccggCATTGCTGCCATTGCTGCCGCAG GACGGTGCGGTGGAACGCGGCAGGGGCCTGGGTGCACAACAACAGGGGCCTGCAGATGGCCACAGGAG CCTAGAGAATGGTCGTCACCGAGTGCTGGAGTCTGTGATGAAGGCCGGAGAGCGTCTCGATCCCAGCAACGGCGGCGACAGGTTAGCCTTGGCAATAGtgacatcaacaacaacaatggtCGCGTACGGGACGAAGCCTCAACAGATGAAggatgtcggcggcggcggcagcagcaagaAGTCGCGGGTCCCGGGTGTGCTGCTGGAGGGGTCACGGTGCAGCCGGAAGAACGGGCGCGGGTGGCGCTGCAGCCAGCCGACGATGGTGGGCTACGCCCTCTGCCAGTACCACCTCGGCAAGGGCCGGatgcggagcgcggcggcggcggccgccgcgcgcgtcgccGCTGGGCAGCTCGGCCGCACCGAGAACGGGAAGAGAGggcccgccaccgccaccgccgcgccgcccagggccgccgacgtgccgccggcgagcgtgcAGCACTGGTAG
- the LOC120657341 gene encoding protein trichome birefringence-like 1, translated as MKGAWRQSGGVAAVADHLGHLGGAGLVGRARPARLCLYGLALTFAGFAVFLALAPSLPALPASSPAAVWFDGLIASASPYRAQVSVPPSGVAVRRGGPSGGGFAASGPQAGGSISSAVQPGERLGSGGGVPSSSGGGASSVDHAPVPGDAAAAVPNAAPPDDHVQGVAEAKHSTRTTATAEPPGPGLPSGGSAQDSTTAKRGVPVRINGSDANASSVDSGDGSGMKASARNAAGLTHQLGGSRTSAFGNGTAVPFSNQTTSPVAAAKDGNGTASPADNNQTLPIQSPADNNKNHARGSAASDGSSSSENKQIESTGHPQGSTSPAKDQSAQVITPIANNNSTVLVKAAATAGRRKKVDWIENMASCDMLYGNWVRDDSYPLYPAGSCPHIDESFNCHLNGRPDKAYQRLRWQPSACRIPRLNPADMLERLRGKRLVFVGDSLNRNMWESLICILRNSVKDKSKVFEVSGRRQFKAEGSYSFLFQDYNCTVEFFRSPFLVQEWEMPIRNGKGTRETLRLDIIDRPFPRYKNADIIIFNTGHWWTHDKTSLGKDYYQEGNRVYSELDVHDAYRRALNTWAKWVDSNVNPKETTVFFRGYSASHFSGGQWNSGGSCDRETEPITNEKYLTRYPTKMSILEEVLHGMKTPVVYLNITRMTDYRKEAHPSVYRKQKLTDEERKSPELYQDCSHWCLPGVPDSWNELLYAQILVKQRHTMQQ; from the exons ATGAAGGGCGCGTGGAGGCagagcggcggcgtggcggccgtGGCCGACCACCTCGGCCACCTCGGGGGAGCAGGGCTCGtcgggcgcgcgcggccggccagGCTCTGCCTCTACGGCCTCGCGCTCACCTTCGCCGGGTTCGCGGTCTTCCTCGCCTTGGCGCCCTCCCTCCCCGCGCTAccggcctcgtcgccggccgcggTGTGGTTCGACGGCCTGATCGCCTCCGCGTCGCCGTACCGTGCGCAGGTCTCGGTGCCTCCCAGTGGCGTCGCAGTGAGGCGTGGCGGGCCGAGCGGTGGCGGGTTCGCGGCGAGCGGTCCGCAAGCGGGGGGCAGCATCTCCAGTGCGGTTCAGCCGGGCGAGCGGTTGGGAAGCGGAGGCGGAGTTCCGTCCAGCAGTGGGGGCGGAGCTTCCAGCGTGGATCACGCGCCGGTGCCTGGCGATGCTGCTGCAGCGGTGCCgaacgccgcgccgcccgaTGATCATGTGCAAGGCGTTGCCGAGGCCAAACATTCCACCAGGACCACCGCCACAGCCGAGCCGCCTGGACCTGGACTTCCGAGCGGCGGTTCAGCCCAGGATAGTACAACGGCGAAGAGAGGCGTGCCTGTTCGGATCAACGGCTCCGACGCGAACGCGAGTTCCGTGGATTCCGGAGATGGCAGCGGGATGAAAGCCAGTGCAAGGAATGCCGCCGGCTTAACACACCAGTTAGGAGGAAGCCGAACTTCAGCTTTTGGCAATGGTACTGCTGTTCCATTCAGTAATCAGACTACAAGTCCAGTTGCAGCGGCCAAGGATGGTAATGGAACTGCATCTCCTGCAGACAATAACCAGACTCTGCCGATTCAGTCTCCTGCAGATAATAACAAGAACCATGCTAGAGGTTCAGCTGCTTCTGATGGAAGCAGCAGTTCAGAGAATAAGCAGATCGAATCAACTGGTCATCCTCAGGGAAGTACTAGTCCGGCGAAGGATCAATCTGCACAAGTGATTACCCCAATAGCCAATAACAACAGTACTGTGCTGGTGAAAGCGGCTGCTACTGCCGGCCGACGCAAGAAGGTTGACTGGATTGAGAACATGGCCAGCTGCGACATGTTGTACGGGAATTGGGTTCGAGATGACTCGTACCCTCTGTACCCTGCGGGATCATGTCCTCACATCGATGAATCCTTCAACTGCCATCTCAACGGCCGGCCTGACAAAGCTTACCAGAGGCTACGGTGGCAACCCAGCGCATGCAGAATCCCAAG ATTGAACCCAGCTGATATGTTGGAGCGGCTGAGGGGAAAGAGACTGGTGTTTGTCGGTGACTCACTCAACAGGAACATGTGGGAATCCTTGATTTGTATCCTGAGGAATTCTGTCAAAGACAAGAGCAAGGTTTTTGAGGTTTCCGGCAGGAGGCAATTCAAGGCTGAGGGTTCTTACTCGTTCTTGTTCCAG GACTACAATTGCACCGTGGAGTTCTTCCGCTCCCCTTTCCTTGTTCAGGAATGGGAGATGCCAATCAGAAATGGAAAGGGTACCAGGGAAACTCTCAGGCTTGACATAATCGATCGACCGTTTCCGAGGTACAAGAATGCAGATATCATTATCTTCAATACTGGTCACTGGTGGACACATGACAAAACTTCTCTAGG GAAAGATTACTATCAAGAGGGCAACCGCGTATATAGTGAGCTGGATGTCCATGATGCCTATCGAAGAGCTCTCAACACCTGGGCCAAGTGGGTTGATTCCAATGTAAATCCAAAGGAAACCACTGTGTTTTTCAGAGGCTACTCAGCATCCCATTTCAG CGGGGGTCAATGGAATTCAGGCGGCAGTTGTGACAGGGAAACTGAGCCAATAACGAATGAGAAGTACCTCACACGATACCCAACAAAGATGAGCATTTTGGAGGAGGTGCTCCATGGGATGAAAACACCAGTTGTGTACCTGAACATAACAAGGATGACTGACTACAGGAAGGAGGCACACCCTTCAGTCTATCGGAAGCAGAAGTTGACTGACGAGGAGAGGAAATCGCCTGAGTTATACCAGGACTGCAGCCACTGGTGCCTTCCTGGAGTACCTGACTCCTGGAACGAGCTTCTCTACGCACAGATTTTGGTGAAACAGCGCCATACGATGCAACAATAA